Part of the Candoia aspera isolate rCanAsp1 chromosome 1, rCanAsp1.hap2, whole genome shotgun sequence genome, TGAATGATGGCCGAGGGCTAGTTCTTAAACCATATATTTTAGCATacgtgtctgtgtttgtgtgtgtatacctaCACCTTCATACATGCATCCATATAGACcctatataaagaaaaagaacatggaaGAAGAGCAAACACTCTGTTTTAAactcaacaaaacaaaactcagctAAGCTAAATGGGGCTCCACAACCACCCTTTGCAAGGGCTGAGGGACCAACCAGGTTTTGAGCACTTTCCAAAATCTCCTAAGGCTGGGAAAAGAAATTCCCAGAGCCCCGCCTTGCCTTGCAGGTGGAAGGCTTTGTCCCAGTCTACAGCGTCTTTGTTTTCTAGGAGCGTTCTGCAGGCATCTTCCTCCCGGTAGAAAGCCGCGTGCAGGTTGGCATAGTAATCCCTGTTGTCTGTCACCACCTGCAGGAAGCGGCACAGAGACACTCATGGCACCGGGAACAGAGCAGACAGCAGAGACCCTGCGGAGGGGCTGGTGAGGCCGGGCTAACTTGGCGGAGGGATATAAAAGAGGGGAGTCAAGGAGAACCGCCACGGCACCTCGGAGCGCCTCCTGAATGGCCACAGAGGCCGACGTTTCCTGTGGGTTTCCCCCATCTTTGGTGCCACTGGGCTGTGGAGAAACCCATCAACATCAGTTGTAATTCCCTACCTCCTTCCGTGGTCGGGTAAGAACCGCTTTAAATTCTGGCCAAGAGTCCACCACGACTTCGTGCTGAGCTGGGTTTCCACGGTTGATGTGCATCACTGCCCCACAGACCTGGCCATTAAAAAGAAGGTCAGGGAGGCCTAGGGCAGAAGACCAGATACTGTAGTTCCACCCCAAAATGCTGGGGGGCAGCCATCTTGGTGGATCGAGGGCCATCCCATCTGCCTGCCTCTCCCCTCTGAGACACAAAGCCTGagtttcctcctcctgctccacctCCTGACAGCTTGGGGACCGTCAGGACAGCAACCCCATCCTGAAGTGGAGGATGCAGCCAGTGGCTTCCTCCTGGGATTTGGCTCCCGATCCTAGGCTGATATCTGGAGCCCTGACTGGACTGGCCATCTCGCTGAGCTAGGGCCCCCCTTTCCCACGTGCTGATGCTCTTTTCTGTTGCCAGAATCGATCTGTCTCAAATATGCTCTGAGGTGTGTAGACTTCCAAGCAGTGGGAAATGTCAGGGCTGGCTCAGCACTTATCCGGAGCGTGGTTCATTTGTAGGTGGGTTTCCAGAGGCTGACAGAGCTTCATAATATGGTGAATAGAGGGGGAAGGAAAAGGTTTCTAGCACCTTCTTGAAGGCAACGCAGGACACATGCAGTCTTTCCTCTCAGGGTCGGGGGCGGGTCTGGGTGCAGTACTGATCCCTCTCTGATTGGCTGATCCAGAACCCACCCAAAGCCTGTTGAGGGCCAAATGCTACGCTGGGTGAGTTGTGGGAATTTGCTACCTGGGTGAAAGGCCATGTGGCTTGTGGATTTCCTGTAGCAGGAGAAATCAGCAAAGAGAGGCTCCCACCTTCCCTACCTGTATCTCCCTTTTCAAAGCTTACTCTTCTCTTTTGGAATTGTGCAGCTGGAGGTACCCCTGTATTTTGGAGTTTATTGGCTTTGCATTTGCAAATGTGGCTAAAGGAAAAGTAGACTTGAACGTGAAATGGCTGCAAGGATGGCGTCAGATGTTGTTATGCATGTAGAAACTTAACCAGTGCTGTTTTCTCCAAATTCACAAGACATGGAGAAACGTCAGCTGTTACATTTACAGGGGAAGGAGGCAGCTCTAAACAGGTGGTTACCAGCAGTGTTTCGGGCAGGCCCTTTCGCAACACACCCTCCAGCAGCTGCAACTTGGAGGAGCAGGTCAGGATCAGCATGGCTGGCCAGGGAGAGGCTGCCGCGCAGGTCCCGCGGAGACGTCTTTTGGTGAGCAAACctgaagggagaggagaggagaggcagaaCTGCATCAATTCTTTATGAACCGTCTTGCCAGCCCACTTGAGACCAGCAGATGTGTTCAAATGGTATCTGTCAGCGTTGCAGATTCTGAATTCTCAGGAAAAGTCTTCCTGGTCAAATATGGATTGAAGGGATCCTGCGTCGTAGAATTATGCACTGTGTGAGCTGGAAAGGCTCCTGCCCTAGCTTTAATCCGAGTACGCGACAGCCTTGCAGGTATTTATGCTTAGCTCCTTTCGTCATTCCTCATAGGTAAGGGTTTCCTGACCCCTCCCCAGCCTAGTGGCTCTCCTTTGAGCTCCCTCCCGGTTCTCCGTCCCCTTTTAGAACGCAGTGCCCAGAATCTGTCAGGGAGCTTCAAGTGCAGCCTAATCAGTGCAGGATATAATGGGACGATTGCCTCCTGTGGGCTGGGCACTTTGCTTCTGTTTAGGCAGCCCAGGGGTCCGTTGGCTTTTCTGGATGCTGCAATCCAACAACTGCAGTGCCCTGTAGCCTACAGCTTTCTATAAAGATATTTTTCCACAGGGATCTTGAGAGAGAGACAATATTAACTTCTTTACTAAAATCAAGATGCACACCTTTTACAACATTTACTGATCTATTAAACTGGTCAGAGTTCATCAGTGCATTAGTTTGGCATGCCTTGTTCTGGACAAATCCAGGCTAAGTCATGGTAAGGAGACCCTTTTTTCTAGGTGCGTGGAGTCAGGATACTTGGCAATCTGTCCTACACCCTTCCAGGACAGATGTTGACGTTCAGTGGTCTGTAATTTTCTGGCTCCTTTGTGTTTAGCTTCTTGAATACTGGGATGTCAAGTCATGGTATGCTGTCCATTTTTGCAAGACTCCATTAAGATTTCTTTCCTAAGTCCAAGATTGGCTCCTAGTCATTTATAAGGTAATTTGGTTAGAGTATCTATAAATTTCCATGTCTTTTGTACTGAAGAATTGGTGCAATGGTGGCTAAGAAGGTTTTGTCctatctgtacagcatcttctttCTGAAGGAAAGTCTGCAACAGGACCTGTAAGGCTTACCTGCGAGAAGGACACACCTGGCTgagaggagagggaggaagagggagaagaggaggcggcaGACTTCAATTATGAAGGGATCTGGAGGGCACGTGGCATCATCCTTGCTTGATCATCCAGCCTTCTTGAAAAATGAACCATTAACAAGAAAAATGAACCATTAACAAGAAAGTTACTTTGCCCTGTGTCCCGGAGGCCAGAAAAAAGTATGGACATAATTGTATTGGCAAATAATTTTGCCCCGAGGCAATCTGGTTACAAGTCAAGGTGGCTGTGACTGAATGGTAATTTGATATGACAGAAGGGGCATTCTTAAATCCAAATGTTTAATAAAGAGTAATCATATCTCCTGATGAACTTATTTTGTCCTGGCCCCACTCACTTCTTGCAGGGTATGGTGTCCAATCTACCATTTGAAGACAAGGGTGGTTCCAAGATGCACTCCTTGTCTCTTAGACGTTCTTCGCACATAATACATCTTTATGTCTAAAGAGCTGTGTACGTCGGATCAAATGTAGTTGAgtggatccctccctccctcccttccaccaaGGTCAGGAAGCTCCCAGAGCAAAGTATATATATAGGATTCTGTGCTGGCTTGAGGATGTTCACTAGGCAGCCTGGAGTTATTATCCAAGCTAGCAACCTATGAGAGCCCATAAGACGGGAGGCCACTGTAACCAACCTGGATCATATCTTCTGTGTTGCTGAGCTGCTGTTATGCTACAAGAACCCTGTGGCAGGCTGAGCTGACCTGAGGGACCTGATGGTATGATGTCATTGGCCCCAAAGTTGACGGTTTTTGTCTATTTGCCGGAACTATGCAAGGTGTCATATAGACACCTAGAAGTTTCCTTCCTAATTCAGATACCTATGAGCAGACACGTCTGCCTtttggcaaaaataaataaaagggcagATCTCTTAGGCCATGAAAGGAAGGTGCTGTGTTTGTACTCTGCAGACTGAaggtgctgtgtgaatccaggcacAGTTGGACAGAGgatccttggaggaaggaggaatctGCAACTGAGGCCCCAACAGAAGTTGGCAGGATCAGACAGGGGGATCTGCAGAGTAGACGGAATGGTGGAAAAGACTGAAGCTGTCCTTGGAAATGACAGATCTGGAGTCAATGAGAAAAAGCTTGACCAAGAGACTGGAATTCCCTAAAGTTCAGGAAAATGTtgtttttccctcttccctctttcctctcTAGGCTAAAGGTGAGCCAAAGAAGTGAAAGTACTGAAGCTTCCTGATCAAAGTCGTTATAAGGAATACTCTGTGAATTGGGGAGGGAGCAAGTGAGACAgttaagaaaatgaagaaatgtctGCATAGAAAAGTCTGTctgcaaaggtctgcatagtttgCTAAGTTAAGGCCACTGTTTATAATAGAAATCAGCACAAATTCTTTGCTTGGAAAGCAGTGTGACAATAAACATTGCTGCGGTTTTGAGAAAAATActatatatgtctgtctgtctaagaAGTTCTCGTCCCTTTCCCACCTTCAGGAGATTCCAGGAGTTGGCTGCAAAGGTGGACCAAAGGCAGATACAACCAGCTCTCCAGGGCCATCTATATGTTGTTCACAGCAGGAAGAATTCAACCAGGGCCACATACCCGTTTGCTGGGGATATTGGAAATTGTAGACCAAGATACCTGGGGACGCAGGGTTGGATAAGCTGGTCTAGGGAAAGCTATCCTTCCAGCCATCAATCCTTGGAGCTGGGAAGGAAAGCGCTGAATCCCACATTAGCTGAGGGCCTCCATTTGGGTTCACACAAGAGGAAGCAGGCTACGGTGCTTTCCAATCCTCATGCCACCGTCTTCTGGCCTTGCTATTCCATGGGACCTAGCAGGGGGTGGGGCTGGTGACCTTGCTTACTATGGGCTGGGTAACATGCCAAGCAGAACAGATTAACACCAAAGGGCCCAACCTCTTTCCCAGCCAAAGAGGTTGAAAAGCAGATTTCTGCACGATCTGGTTCACCCATGCTGGAATCTGAACCAGCAATCCCTTGATCAGTGGTCTGTACCCATTTTGCAGAACCTGTCAGAAAGCCCCATTGGCTTTGGCTGTGTTTAGGGACAAAAGTAAAGTCCCCCTTTAGTGAacaagggggggggaggagagttTGGCACCAGAGCTTCTGAatagacttgtttgtttgtttgtttgtttgatttctatagctgcccatctcagcaagtgtctctgggcggcttacaacaataaaaccataaaacagttataattaaaacagttaaaatatgaaataaatacaaaataaatatacatggctgccaagtgagcaatgcatagatattaatacagccaagagacgggaccatccacacgctcgaggccccaggcccgggcacaaagccaggtctttacggccttacgaaaggccaacagggtcagggacatccaaATTTCTGGAgcgaggatgttccagagggcaggcgctatggaggagaaggcacgccttctagttcccgccagccaatactccctggctgacaggacccgcagcatacgcaacctactagatcgaattggacgggcagaaacaactgggagaaggcggtcccttaggtaacccggccccaagccacgaagggctttaaaggtgacagccagcaccttgaattgcacccagaagcacactggcaaccaatgcagctcacgtagcagtggtgttacatgtgccgaggagCCACTACtatttactatctgtgcagctgcattctgcaccagctgaagcttccgaatgttcttcaagggcagccccatgtagagcgcattacagtagtccagacgggaggtcacgagggcatgagtgactgtgagcaaagcctctcggtctaggaatgggcacagctggcgcacaacccgaaggtgtgcaaaggccctccaagccacggctgccacctgctcttcgaggaggagccgtgagtctatgaggacccacagattgcgcaccgggtccgtctggggcagtggaaccccatccaagaccagagtggaaaaaccttagcaccgggaggcccacaaacccaaagccactcagtcttgcttgggttgagcttgGGCTGAGCTTGTTTGCTGTTCCGCTTGTTATACTGCTGCCTTGGTCTCAAtgtctccattttttttcaggttgAAGGCACGGCATCACAGCCGATGTAGCTCATGACCATCTCCATCGTATGTTTTTCAAACTGAGGCCATTGCAGTACCCTAGACGGACTTCAGCAGATTGGATGCTGTTTTGTCCATGGTGCCAAGACAGTCCCAGTTTGGCAGTCTgtgcaatttcttttttaaaatgtttttttaatggaaagctgTAATTTCATTCATCCTAAGCATACTTGttaagcatatttatttgttttgattgAGGTATTCCTTTTATACTGCCTTTCTactacaaacaaataaaccaccaGCCTTAtgcaaaataaatcaaaacaaaggTATAGGGAtgtgtgtacaaacacacacacacacacacacaagcacactcATGGACATTTACATAAAACCTAAGTACTACTTCTACTTCTGTAAACAAGCAGGCCATTGATGAGGGGAGATGAGCAGGTGAACTGGATGGAGAGCTTGCATGGCTCCATGTCGCCTGGCTTCAAGGATGATACGTCATCTGGCATAGCCCCTGCTCTACTCCAGACTCTGAGAAAGGAACAGGCAACCTAAGTACACAGGAGTGTAAAGAGTTTTCTGAGCCGTGTGACAGATCtctcagccagcacagccatcTTGCCATTACTCATCAATTAAAGAATTCATTTTAATGGAGCATGTCTATTCTGGTGCCTGCTCTGTCATGGGTCAATGAGCACATCGTAAAAGTTGTGTGTAGGGAAGATTAAAGACTAAGGCGTTGTCTTTTACAAGTCAGCCAATGTGTTTGGCAGGATTTCTTTGCACATGCTCAAGGACTATTCATTCTAAGAAAATATTTGTCATTGGACATAAGACCTCAGTCAGTTataccatttttgttttgttttgccctcACAGCATTTTATATCTGATCTCCCAGATTGCAGGAGTTTCTGCATGCACATTCAACCTGAGTGACCATTCAAGTGATAGGCAAATTTATGGAAAATTCCAAACTCTTAGTTGAATTTCATTAAATGGGAATAAAACATGTTATTAACTAATTTGAAGATACAGTGATTGAACCCTGCAGTATGTGAGACCAAACAGGATAACcaaatctttatttacatgagGGAATATCCTAACACGCTTGTAGATTTCTGTCAAACATTCATGGTTCCATTTTTAGATTGTGTGCAAGAATCTGGTGCGAACAGTAATTGCTTTAGAGTCTTTGGCCTATTCTCAGCCTTTTGAAATTGGCAGAAGTGAGGACGATTGCAGGATGGGAGACTCAACACAGTGGTGGGGTGGAGGAGCTCTCATGAAGAAGAGATTAAGGGCCAACGTGATGGATCCTGATATGGTGAAAAAAGGGGATAGCTATGGGAAATGAATCATTTAAAGGCTGCAAGAGTTTTATTTTAGAATGCACAATTATTCATTGAGAGCTATTCTTGTTTCCTGTGATTCTTTTTAGACTTAACCTTGATATATCCAAAGAGGCATTCTCTTAAATCTAGGTTTCAAATGTACTTCCAACCTTCAGTCTGATGAAGCCAGACCTGGTGCCACTGATTCAAGGAGGAATCATGCAGTAGGCTATTTCAGGTGATTTGGAGTGAATACAAGCACATACTTTGTCCAAGGTAAGAGATGAAAGCCCAGACTAATTAAAAGGCGCTTGGAGTTCTGGTTCTCTGGCAGAACTCCACCATACAAGGCAAAATCTTTAGCGTGCAACTTCCTGGATAGTGCTTGGAACACTGTTTTCATATGACCCTTTCCCCGGTACTTGGGGAGGGCATAGCTATGTGTCATACACCCAACTGCATCACTTAGACACCAGGCAACTGGCTGGCCTTCCTCATCTAGGAGACAAGCATTTGGAAAGTCATCAATCAGGCTCCTCAGATAGCGCAGGCTCCGAGCATTGCCTCCAGTGGGCCAGGTGTCATTGAGTAGGGGTGCATGGGATGGACTGAGCGTCCCCAAGTGGAGAGGGTCACTTCTGAGCCTGAAaagaaagagcaggtggtagtgaTGTTGGAGTAAGAGAATAGTGGAGAGATTgattgtggagagagtggtcacgtGGCAGCTTCAAAGGACCCTGGATGgagcagattatctagatccctttcagtcaagGTTCAGGCAGAGTTacaggactgagatggcattagTCATGCTCTTGGATgtcctctggcaggagcgggatgggggcagtgcatccatccttgctcttcttgaccactcagcagctttcaataccatcaatcatgatatccttctgggccagctttgggagttgggggtgggcggcactgtgttgtgctggtattcctccttcctctggggttggttccagtcagttcCAGTCTCTCCCcgtggcccctactttgtggggtgcctcagggctcggttatCTCTCCTTTCTGCatgtacatgaggctgctgggtgaggtgatctgttggtttggggtgaggtatctgCAATATTCTGATGAAACCCAactttatatctctaccctggGCCCCCTGAgcgatgctgtggatgtcctgtcccagggtctggaggctgtaggggcctgggtGGGGCGCAATGGTCTtggactcaacccaagcaagaccgcGTGGCTTTGGTTATTTGGGCCTTTtggtggcaaggtttttccatctttggttctgaatgggctagcactgccccagacagacccaatgcgcagtctgggggtcctcttggactcacagctcctgctcgaggagcaggtggcagccatggctaagagggccttcaCTCACCTTctggttgtgcgccagttgcgcccattcctgcaCCAGGAGGCTTTGCTTACAGTCTCTCATAGCCTCGTAATCTCTcgtctggattattgcaatgtgctctacatggggctgcccttgaagagcatttggaagcttcaactggtacagaatgtggccacACGGGTAGGAAATGGTGTTGGATATGTGGCACGTGTAACGCCACTACTTTGTgaactgcattggctgccagtgtgtttccagatgcaattccaggtgctggctgtcacctttaaagcccttcatggcttgggactgggctaCGTAAGGGACCGTCATCTCCCAATAGTCTCTACCCGTCCAATTTGCCGGCAGGTTGAGCACGCTGCGGGTCCCAGTAGCCAAGGAAaattggctggcagggaccaggagacatgtCTTCTCTGCCATagaccctgccctctggaatatgatccattcagagatcaggatgtccctgaccctattggcctttTGTTAAGCTTTGAAGGCCTGCTTATGttcccgggcctggggccccgattGTGTTAAGGCCCCTGTTTCCTGGCTATACTGCCAATTATGGCGTTAACTTTTTTCAgttgccatatatatttatttttgtattgtattttaactgttttaattatttttataaactgttcacagcccagagtcacttggttgagatgggcggctacagaaattgaaatacatacatacatacgtacatagcATCCCACATACTGGAAAAAAATCTTTCCTCACACCCAGCAAGACCAAAAGTCTAATAGGACATTTCAAGGGAAACCACGATCCCAGAATTACCCAATATTCAAAATACACAAATCTCACTTATTCTGAAATATCCCCTTAACAGCCTCTTGAAGCTCCAGTAATCACCTTTAggatactttgttgttgttgtctttaaCATCGCCTTCATATTCTCAATGCCATTTCTTCTGGAGCAGTTGCATTCACTGAATGCTTCCAACTCAAGCTAACCTCTGCTCTCTACCGAATATTGTCAGTTCCACATCTTCCAAGTGGGCAAGGAATAGTAAATTCTGCACTGTAACCACAGGGGGAGTATTTGTAAACCTGTCTCTCTTTTACAAATAGGGGAAACAACATAGTCCTAGTTTTCTACAGAGGATAGGATTGGTTATAAAACTGCCGGATACCTTGGCCCCATTACTGAATTCCAGACATTTCATGGAATTGAATCCACGTAACAGATTTCCCCCAAGGCAGCTCCCTCAGAAAGAGAGTATGTTCACTCACCGGGTCTGACACAACGTGGCTGCGTCCGGGTGCAGCGTTGCCTGGTAGAAATAGGGCTCCAGGTGGACACGCCTAGCCTCTGCCATGACTTTCACAGCCTGATAGAGCCCATCTTGGAGACCTGCACAGAATGGAAATGTTCCAGAAAGCCACCCTGGGGTTCAGATGAAACTGTATCTTGTCTCTGCTCCTAAGTCTCTGCAACTGGTGGCACGGAGACGTTTCCCAGGCACAGGGAAATGGTGGTGGTGGCTGGAATGGGATGGTGCATAAGCTTATAATTTCTCCTCTTTGGCTGGAGGCCTGTAGAATGGAATGGCCACTGCTCTAGTGCACCAGGACAAATGTCACCCACCAGGATGAACTCTGGATTGGATTATCGGGCACGGCTATGAAATCATAACATGATACACAACTTTCTTGGGTTTAAGGGCCAGACTTACAGGTTGCACTGGGGATTTCACATGGGGGGCCAAGGGGAAAGTGACACATCCAGGGCTACTTAATTCTATGCATCGTTTGGTTTTCACCTATGTTATCCAGTCAGAAAAGAAGACATTGGTTCCAAGGAACTCTGAGAATAGCGTTTGTATCTGTCATAAGGCAATGTGACTGATGCTTTGATTAGTAATTTCACGTTAATAATTGTTCCACAGAGGTAGAAGGCCTTTATAGTGATTTTTGCAATAAGAAGGATGAACTAATTAGACAACTTGGTTACTTTCTTAATGATTTAATCTGTTCATAAACTATTGGTTGAGGAGGTTATTTAAATATACTGCATCATTCTGCTTGCATAGACACCATGAAACTCAATGGATCCCACAACTTCAGTAGACAGTTTCAAGGTTCCATAGCAcgttaaaagaaatgtaaaacgTCTGAACGTTTTCCTTCCATGACTCtcctgttttaaatatttatttcaaagttaATCTCAATTTACAATTATTTTGAATGATGGCCGAGGGCTAGTTCTTAAACCCTATATTTTAGCGTacgtgtctgtgtttgtgtgtgtatacctaCACCTTCATACATGCATCCATATAGACcctatataaagaaaaagaacatggaaGAAGAGCAAACACTCCGTTTTAAactcaacaaaacaaaactcagctAAGCTAAATGGGGCTCCACAACCACCCTTTGCAAGGGCTGAGGGACCAACCAGGTTTTGAGCA contains:
- the LOC134487307 gene encoding glycine N-acyltransferase-like protein 3 — its product is MLILTCSSKLQLLEGVLRKGLPETLLVCGAVMHINRGNPAQHEVVVDSWPEFKAVLTRPRKEVVTDNRDYYANLHAAFYREEDACRTLLENKDAVDWDKAFHLKGLQDGLYQAVKVMAEARRVHLEPYFYQATLHPDAATLCQTRLRSDPLHLGTLSPSHAPLLNDTWPTGGNARSLRYLRSLIDDFPNACLLDEEGQPVAWCLSDAVGCMTHSYALPKYRGKGHMKTVFQALSRKLHAKDFALYGGVLPENQNSKRLLISLGFHLLPWTKYVLVFTPNHLK